One bacterium BMS3Abin11 genomic region harbors:
- the rnc gene encoding ribonuclease 3, with translation MNKEHLQRLQKSLGYYFNSRPEFLIRALTHRSHGPDNYERLEFLGDSLLGFIIADIICERFPNADEGQLTRLRASLVRQVTLAELGRELDLGRYLILGPGVLKSGDQARDSILSDVIEAIIGVIYLDGGINPCRQFITRIFASRLALCEPDNIFKDPKTRLQELLQQRSQKLPEYTILDVSGPPHKQSFKVQCLIADGKQVFRGQGASRRKAEQDSAEKALQAISG, from the coding sequence TTGAATAAAGAACACTTACAACGACTTCAGAAATCACTGGGCTATTATTTCAATTCCAGGCCAGAGTTTTTAATCCGTGCATTAACCCATAGGAGCCACGGCCCCGATAACTATGAAAGGCTGGAATTTCTTGGTGACAGTCTGTTGGGTTTTATCATTGCAGATATTATTTGTGAAAGGTTTCCTAATGCAGATGAAGGACAATTGACTCGATTGCGCGCGAGTCTTGTCAGGCAGGTAACACTGGCAGAACTTGGTAGAGAGTTGGATCTGGGCAGGTATCTAATTCTCGGTCCAGGAGTACTGAAAAGCGGTGATCAGGCGCGAGACTCCATTCTTTCTGATGTCATAGAGGCAATTATTGGTGTCATCTATCTTGATGGAGGAATTAACCCCTGTCGGCAATTCATCACCCGGATATTTGCCAGCAGACTTGCTTTATGTGAACCGGATAATATTTTTAAAGACCCAAAAACTCGCTTGCAGGAGCTTTTACAACAAAGATCACAGAAACTCCCGGAATACACTATTCTTGATGTAAGCGGTCCACCACACAAGCAGTCATTCAAAGTGCAATGCCTGATTGCTGATGGCAAGCAAGTGTTCCGTGGGCAAGGTGCTAGCCGTCGTAAGGCTGAGCAGGATTCTGCTGAAAAGGCTTTACAGGCCATTTCTGGATAA
- the era_1 gene encoding GTPase Era: MTKAFRAGFIAILGRPNVGKSTLLNRIIGKKISITSSKPQTTRHRLLGINTTEEYQMIFVDTPGVHPGSKRYINQIMNKTAANALIDADVTLLMITSEGWKEEDRHALKLAQQEKTNLILLINKIDKLKNKNQLLPLIEYSSQLHNFKAIIPLSASDGNNVQSLVDVLPEYLPESPLLFPEGQTTDKGAQFIISETIREKLFRQLHNEIPYALAVEIQQLEMTESLIRADAIVWVEKNSQKGIIIGKKGEKLRTVGTHAREELESYFERKVFLQLWVKVRENWSDDAVMLRSIGYIE; encoded by the coding sequence ATGACAAAAGCTTTCCGCGCAGGTTTTATTGCTATACTGGGTCGGCCAAATGTAGGCAAGTCGACGCTATTGAATCGCATCATCGGCAAGAAAATCAGCATTACATCATCTAAGCCCCAGACCACCCGGCACCGTTTACTGGGCATCAATACAACAGAAGAATACCAGATGATTTTTGTTGACACACCAGGGGTACACCCTGGAAGTAAACGCTATATAAACCAGATCATGAATAAGACTGCCGCGAATGCCCTGATAGACGCTGATGTCACGCTATTAATGATTACATCTGAAGGGTGGAAGGAAGAGGATCGCCATGCCTTGAAGCTGGCACAGCAGGAAAAAACGAATCTGATATTGTTGATTAACAAAATTGATAAATTGAAAAACAAAAATCAGCTCCTGCCATTAATAGAATACTCCTCACAATTGCATAATTTCAAAGCGATTATCCCCCTCTCTGCAAGCGATGGAAATAATGTTCAGTCATTAGTGGATGTTTTACCTGAGTATCTTCCAGAAAGTCCCCTACTGTTTCCTGAAGGGCAGACGACAGATAAAGGTGCCCAATTTATCATTTCAGAAACGATAAGAGAGAAACTTTTTCGCCAACTACACAATGAAATTCCCTATGCACTTGCAGTAGAAATCCAGCAGTTAGAGATGACAGAATCACTGATACGGGCAGATGCTATTGTCTGGGTGGAGAAAAATAGTCAGAAAGGGATAATAATTGGTAAGAAAGGTGAAAAATTACGCACTGTCGGTACTCATGCCAGGGAGGAACTGGAGTCCTATTTTGAACGAAAAGTATTTCTGCAGCTTTGGGTGAAGGTGAGAGAAAACTGGTCTGATGATGCAGTAATGTTACGCTCGATTGGGTATATAGAGTAA
- the recO gene encoding DNA repair protein RecO, producing the protein MRVQSQPAFLLHARPFRETSLIIEVFSRQYGRVGLLARGVRNPKSRKRALVMPFQSLLLGWSGKGELPLLTSIEATGSARELAAEQRYAAFYLNELLLKLLHRYDAHESLFDFYSKILDEIYQGVPIQHILRRFEKELLSQSGYGLILHHEAGSSRPVVAEGLYQYIPEQGPRPVSQTAQENHPEEQGIYIKGKSLLDYYHDVFYDKESLKECRRLVRHLLDRQLGGKPLHSRRVFHQVLSGLQS; encoded by the coding sequence ATGAGAGTACAGTCCCAGCCGGCCTTTTTGTTGCACGCAAGACCATTTCGTGAAACCAGTCTGATTATCGAAGTCTTTAGCCGGCAATACGGTCGAGTCGGTTTACTTGCCCGTGGCGTTAGAAACCCGAAGTCCCGTAAACGTGCGTTGGTTATGCCATTCCAATCACTTTTACTGGGCTGGAGTGGTAAAGGGGAACTGCCTCTGCTTACCAGTATTGAGGCCACCGGTAGTGCAAGAGAACTGGCAGCTGAGCAAAGATATGCTGCTTTTTACCTGAATGAATTATTGCTGAAATTGTTACATCGGTATGATGCACATGAGAGCCTGTTTGATTTTTACAGTAAGATTCTTGATGAAATCTATCAGGGTGTTCCGATACAGCATATTCTAAGGCGATTTGAAAAAGAACTTCTCAGCCAGAGTGGTTATGGTTTGATCCTGCACCACGAAGCAGGATCATCCCGTCCTGTTGTAGCAGAGGGTCTATATCAGTATATTCCTGAGCAAGGACCAAGGCCTGTCTCGCAAACAGCGCAGGAAAATCATCCTGAAGAACAGGGGATCTACATCAAGGGTAAAAGTTTACTGGATTATTACCATGATGTATTTTATGACAAAGAGAGTTTGAAAGAGTGCCGTAGACTGGTTCGCCACCTGCTGGACAGGCAGTTGGGGGGCAAACCGTTACATAGCCGACGGGTATTTCATCAGGTATTATCGGGACTTCAGTCGTAG
- the pdxJ gene encoding pyridoxine 5'-phosphate synthase translates to MTRLKLGVNIDHIASIRQARGTIYPDPVQAAFIAEQAGADIITLHLREDRRHIQDRDLAIMRQTIQTRMNLEMAITDEMIEIAIRTLPEEVCLVPEKREELTTEGGLDVVGNLPRIRTGVKRLHNAGVLVSLFIDPDPAQLDASINAGAKVVELHTGHFADAETDEVTNREFQSIVEAVDYGKSRGLKVNAGHGLHYHNVERIAIIKGLSDLNIGHAIIARAVFTGLAEAVREMRTLMDRANRVL, encoded by the coding sequence ATGACTAGATTAAAACTCGGCGTCAACATCGATCACATAGCCTCTATTCGCCAGGCAAGAGGGACTATCTACCCTGATCCTGTGCAGGCCGCTTTCATTGCTGAACAGGCGGGTGCAGATATCATTACTTTACATCTTCGTGAAGATCGCAGGCATATTCAGGACAGGGATTTGGCCATCATGCGGCAGACTATTCAGACACGTATGAACCTGGAGATGGCAATTACCGATGAGATGATTGAGATCGCCATCAGAACTCTACCGGAAGAGGTTTGTCTGGTACCAGAAAAACGTGAGGAGCTTACTACTGAAGGCGGACTGGATGTGGTAGGGAATCTGCCCAGAATAAGAACAGGAGTTAAACGTCTGCATAATGCAGGTGTCCTTGTTTCATTATTTATTGATCCTGACCCTGCGCAGCTTGATGCCTCCATTAACGCTGGGGCAAAGGTGGTTGAATTACATACCGGGCATTTTGCAGATGCCGAGACTGATGAAGTGACTAACAGAGAGTTTCAATCGATAGTAGAAGCCGTCGACTATGGGAAAAGCAGGGGGCTAAAAGTCAATGCAGGCCATGGCCTGCATTATCACAATGTAGAACGGATAGCGATAATTAAGGGACTATCAGATCTAAATATAGGCCATGCTATCATTGCCCGGGCAGTTTTCACGGGTTTGGCAGAAGCTGTGCGTGAGATGAGAACCCTGATGGACAGGGCTAACAGGGTTCTATAA
- a CDS encoding putative Fe(2+)-trafficking protein: MSRMVNCQLLKKEAPGLEEVPHPGELGIRIYENISAEGWRQWMDRLTIIMNEMQLSTADPRALEIIEQHMTGFLFGEGEEGQMPAGFQPPPAKK; encoded by the coding sequence ATGAGTAGAATGGTTAATTGTCAGTTACTGAAGAAAGAAGCACCCGGGCTTGAAGAGGTTCCCCATCCAGGCGAGCTCGGTATTCGAATTTATGAAAATATTTCAGCTGAAGGCTGGCGTCAATGGATGGATCGCCTGACAATTATTATGAATGAAATGCAACTCAGTACTGCTGACCCTCGGGCTCTGGAAATCATTGAGCAGCATATGACAGGCTTTCTGTTTGGTGAAGGTGAAGAGGGACAGATGCCAGCAGGCTTTCAGCCTCCACCGGCAAAGAAATAA
- the erpA_2 gene encoding iron-sulfur cluster insertion protein ErpA, which produces MGEAAFQTEITGDVMSITDIALEKMGELLEQVEEDVAGIRVFIHGGGCSGLSYGMTYAEEKLESDSQLGNDDCNILVDPIALGYLKGCEIDFREGPTGASFIFNNVFESVGGSGACGGGGGGCGANGCGGYG; this is translated from the coding sequence ATGGGCGAAGCAGCTTTTCAGACTGAAATTACTGGTGACGTGATGTCTATTACAGATATTGCACTTGAAAAGATGGGCGAACTGCTTGAACAGGTGGAAGAAGATGTTGCGGGCATTCGGGTGTTTATCCACGGAGGTGGTTGTAGCGGTCTTTCCTATGGCATGACCTATGCTGAAGAAAAACTTGAATCTGATAGCCAGCTTGGCAACGATGACTGCAATATACTTGTTGATCCGATTGCACTTGGTTATCTTAAAGGCTGTGAAATTGATTTCCGTGAGGGCCCAACAGGCGCCAGTTTTATTTTTAATAATGTGTTCGAGTCAGTGGGCGGCTCTGGTGCCTGTGGCGGCGGCGGTGGTGGTTGTGGTGCCAATGGTTGTGGCGGCTACGGCTAA
- the bacD gene encoding alanine-anticapsin ligase BacD, whose translation MWRLRLIQVNKRPLNAAKRRVLLVSPPESYRIQPYVRAAISLGIDVNLASQGEWAISSPHSAGIDVPLQDHRTALTTLVELFKQRQYDAVIGTDDSTLELAAKLAKKIGLQQNPPTAVRLARRKDLSRQCLHQAGIQVPAFSVVEVSEHQLPDKPHFGFPCVIKPLALSGSRGVIRANSYEGLNQGIQRSLKIISEQTDLYEKTHLLLEQFIPGREFAIEGILSDGQLDVLAVFDKPDPMEGPYFEETYYISPARVTLNEKQILVETAQNACRAFGLVTGPVHAECRLNKQGAWLIELAARTIGGLCSRLLSFGTGYSLEQLVLANAIGLELPLELNDGAAGVLMLPTEEAGILRRVEGVMKAEKVPYIDDIEISLREGYHVFPLPEGMSYLGFIFSTAPDSDKVEQALRDAHALLNPVIAPFWPVSVGKKGASA comes from the coding sequence TTGTGGCGGCTACGGCTAATTCAAGTTAACAAACGACCACTTAACGCGGCGAAACGCCGCGTATTACTTGTATCCCCGCCTGAAAGCTATCGTATTCAGCCCTACGTCCGGGCGGCTATTTCACTTGGTATTGATGTTAATCTTGCTTCCCAGGGCGAGTGGGCTATCTCTTCGCCACATTCTGCTGGTATCGATGTTCCTCTTCAAGACCACAGGACGGCACTCACTACACTGGTAGAGTTATTCAAACAGCGGCAGTACGATGCGGTTATTGGAACCGATGACAGTACACTTGAACTTGCTGCTAAGCTCGCTAAAAAGATCGGCCTACAGCAGAATCCTCCCACAGCTGTTCGATTGGCCAGGCGCAAGGATTTGTCACGACAATGTCTGCATCAGGCAGGTATACAGGTGCCTGCTTTTTCGGTCGTGGAGGTAAGCGAGCATCAACTGCCTGATAAGCCGCATTTCGGTTTTCCCTGTGTCATTAAACCGTTGGCATTATCGGGCAGCAGGGGAGTAATACGCGCCAATTCATACGAGGGCCTGAATCAGGGAATACAGCGAAGTCTTAAAATTATTTCGGAGCAGACTGATTTATATGAGAAAACTCATCTTCTCCTGGAACAGTTTATTCCTGGAAGAGAGTTTGCCATCGAGGGGATCTTGTCTGATGGACAACTCGATGTGCTCGCCGTTTTTGATAAACCTGATCCCATGGAAGGCCCATATTTTGAAGAGACTTATTACATTTCACCCGCAAGAGTAACACTGAATGAAAAGCAGATTTTAGTAGAAACAGCACAAAATGCCTGTAGGGCGTTTGGCCTGGTTACCGGGCCAGTCCATGCTGAATGCCGCCTTAATAAACAGGGGGCATGGTTGATAGAACTTGCAGCAAGGACGATTGGCGGTCTTTGTAGCCGTTTGCTGAGTTTTGGTACCGGCTATTCGCTTGAACAGCTGGTACTTGCGAATGCTATTGGTCTGGAATTACCACTGGAGCTTAATGACGGTGCAGCAGGTGTCCTTATGCTGCCGACAGAAGAAGCAGGTATCCTGCGCCGTGTTGAGGGAGTTATGAAGGCTGAAAAGGTGCCATACATTGACGATATCGAGATTAGCTTGCGCGAAGGATACCACGTATTTCCATTACCTGAAGGGATGAGTTATCTGGGCTTCATTTTTTCTACAGCGCCAGACTCAGACAAAGTCGAACAGGCATTGAGGGATGCCCATGCTCTATTGAACCCTGTGATTGCACCATTTTGGCCGGTTTCTGTAGGCAAAAAAGGGGCCAGCGCCTAA
- the zraS_2 gene encoding sensor protein ZraS, which produces MEQELLGLIDTARLIHSSIHSLDKLMTLIVQKTTEILNVEACSAVMRDSEKNRLIFYALTGEKASVLSTFELAEDEGVVGWCITKKSTIVTNKVGDDPQFSHRADEMTGFVTRSILCVPLLVDDDCVGALEILNKKNKGGFNKRDVLLAEGIADQVAVAIQNVQLTQAALKAERRAAIGEAVSGVAHCLKNMLNGLQGGLYVLKSDVTKATGDVPDRGFEMLDRNMKRLIDLAQDMLSCSKDRKPEYELTDINEISGSVVELMQQRAQEQGSELRFIPDESLDEIMVDPKGIYRCILNLISNALDACKEKNGAVVNVSTGTVNTNEVVIRISD; this is translated from the coding sequence TTGGAGCAGGAATTGCTCGGATTAATCGATACGGCCCGCTTAATCCATTCTTCCATCCATTCTCTTGACAAACTTATGACCTTGATTGTCCAAAAAACTACCGAAATACTTAATGTCGAGGCATGCAGCGCCGTGATGCGTGACAGTGAGAAAAACCGCCTCATCTTTTATGCCCTCACGGGCGAAAAAGCATCTGTACTGTCGACTTTTGAGCTTGCTGAGGATGAGGGTGTCGTGGGTTGGTGCATTACAAAAAAATCCACCATAGTTACAAATAAAGTTGGTGATGATCCACAATTCTCACACCGGGCAGATGAGATGACCGGCTTCGTTACCCGCTCCATTTTATGTGTGCCATTATTGGTGGATGATGATTGCGTCGGTGCACTGGAAATACTAAACAAAAAAAATAAAGGCGGTTTCAATAAACGCGATGTTCTCCTTGCGGAGGGCATAGCCGACCAGGTTGCCGTTGCAATCCAGAATGTGCAGCTTACGCAAGCAGCCCTGAAAGCAGAAAGGCGGGCCGCAATTGGAGAAGCCGTTTCGGGAGTCGCACATTGCTTAAAGAATATGCTGAACGGTTTGCAGGGCGGTTTGTACGTACTGAAAAGTGATGTCACGAAAGCGACAGGCGATGTTCCTGATCGTGGCTTCGAAATGCTTGACCGCAACATGAAACGCTTGATTGACCTGGCTCAGGACATGTTATCATGCTCTAAGGATCGCAAGCCGGAATACGAGTTAACGGACATAAATGAAATATCAGGTTCTGTGGTTGAGTTAATGCAACAAAGAGCCCAGGAGCAGGGATCGGAGTTACGTTTTATTCCGGATGAAAGCCTGGATGAAATAATGGTTGATCCCAAAGGCATTTACAGATGTATTTTGAATCTTATATCAAATGCGCTGGACGCCTGTAAAGAAAAGAATGGCGCGGTTGTAAATGTCAGCACCGGTACTGTTAATACTAACGAGGTTGTTATTCGCATATCTGATTAA
- the zraS_3 gene encoding sensor protein ZraS, protein MAEATLHSIFEPFFSNKGSDGTGLGLSVTRKIVEEHNARIEVDSVVNEGTTFSIYLPGQ, encoded by the coding sequence ATGGCTGAAGCTACTCTCCACTCTATTTTCGAACCGTTTTTCAGTAACAAGGGGTCGGATGGCACAGGCCTGGGGCTTTCTGTTACCCGAAAAATAGTGGAAGAACATAATGCAAGAATCGAAGTTGATTCTGTGGTAAATGAAGGAACCACCTTCAGCATTTATTTACCGGGACAATAG
- the mtrA gene encoding DNA-binding response regulator MtrA, with product MPDAQKILVVDDSEDHIMFTSQILEDNGFQYTVARNGSEALDALQKERPAFVLLDILMPRKSGLNVLKKMREDPDLNSIPIIVVSGSGEVTGVDMATGQEEAAETYGDDVARTYGEFIHDKLEDFKPDALISKPVDPANLITKINELLP from the coding sequence ATGCCAGATGCTCAGAAAATTTTAGTAGTTGACGATAGTGAGGATCATATTATGTTTACTTCTCAGATTCTTGAAGATAATGGTTTCCAATATACAGTCGCACGTAACGGCAGTGAGGCGCTTGATGCATTGCAGAAAGAACGCCCTGCATTTGTGCTGCTGGATATTTTGATGCCCAGGAAGAGTGGACTGAACGTTCTTAAGAAAATGAGAGAAGATCCTGATCTAAACTCCATCCCGATTATAGTGGTTTCCGGTTCTGGCGAGGTTACCGGTGTTGATATGGCGACTGGCCAGGAAGAGGCGGCGGAAACCTATGGTGATGACGTGGCCAGGACGTACGGCGAGTTCATACACGATAAACTGGAAGATTTTAAACCAGATGCGCTTATTAGCAAACCTGTAGACCCGGCAAACCTGATCACAAAAATCAATGAACTACTACCTTGA
- a CDS encoding aspartate aminotransferase: MSISLSNRVKNIKPSQTLAITARARELREQGQDIIGLGAGEPDFDTPDHIKEAAIQAIRDGFTKYTAVDGTPSLKQAVIDKFKRDNKLHYEMNQILVSAGGKQTSFNLLQALINPGDEVIIPAPYWVSYPDMTLLAEGVPVIVPAGIEQGYRITPSQLQAAITNRTKLIFINSPSNPTGAVYSHEELAALGKVLMDFPDILIATDDMYEHILWTDAPFVNIVNACPELYDRTLVMNGVSKAYSMTGWRIGYCGGPADLVAAMKKTQSQSTSNPCSISQVAAEAALNGDQECITPMLKAFKERHDFVVERLNAMNGVDCLESDGTFYAFADFRKVIANNNRINNDVELADYLLGEAKVALVPGSAFGAEGYMRISYATSMEMLDQALTRIAEALG; the protein is encoded by the coding sequence TTGAGCATCAGCCTCTCAAACCGCGTTAAGAACATCAAACCTTCACAGACCCTTGCCATAACCGCACGTGCCAGGGAACTGAGGGAACAGGGGCAGGACATTATCGGTCTGGGAGCCGGTGAACCCGACTTCGATACGCCTGATCACATTAAGGAAGCGGCAATACAGGCGATTCGTGATGGCTTCACAAAATATACAGCGGTAGACGGCACGCCGAGCCTGAAACAGGCCGTCATAGACAAGTTCAAACGCGACAATAAGCTGCATTATGAGATGAACCAAATTCTGGTCTCCGCCGGCGGCAAACAAACCAGCTTCAACCTGCTGCAGGCACTGATCAACCCCGGCGACGAGGTCATTATCCCCGCACCCTACTGGGTTTCCTACCCGGACATGACACTACTGGCTGAAGGTGTTCCGGTCATCGTCCCAGCAGGCATTGAGCAGGGCTACAGGATAACACCCAGTCAATTGCAGGCGGCTATAACAAACCGCACTAAACTAATATTTATCAACAGCCCGTCCAATCCCACCGGTGCAGTCTATAGCCATGAGGAACTGGCCGCTCTGGGTAAAGTACTTATGGACTTTCCAGATATACTTATAGCAACGGATGATATGTACGAACATATCCTGTGGACAGATGCCCCGTTCGTCAACATAGTCAATGCCTGTCCTGAACTGTATGACCGTACACTCGTTATGAACGGTGTCTCCAAAGCCTACTCTATGACGGGTTGGCGTATCGGCTACTGCGGTGGTCCGGCAGACCTGGTAGCAGCGATGAAAAAAACTCAGTCACAGAGCACCTCCAACCCCTGCTCTATTTCCCAGGTGGCGGCAGAAGCTGCCCTGAACGGCGATCAGGAATGTATCACCCCGATGTTAAAAGCCTTCAAAGAGCGTCATGACTTTGTTGTCGAACGGCTAAATGCCATGAATGGAGTGGACTGCCTCGAATCTGATGGCACATTTTACGCCTTTGCCGATTTCCGGAAAGTCATCGCAAATAACAACAGAATCAACAACGATGTCGAGCTGGCTGATTATCTGCTGGGTGAGGCCAAGGTTGCCCTGGTACCCGGCTCGGCCTTCGGTGCGGAAGGCTATATGCGCATATCCTATGCTACCAGCATGGAAATGCTGGATCAGGCACTTACGCGAATTGCAGAAGCACTTGGCTAG
- the uvrB gene encoding UvrABC system protein B encodes MGTFNLHADFEPAGDQVSAIDALVEGLENGEAWQTLLGVTGSGKTFTMAKIIERTGRPAIVMAHNKTLAAQLYSEFRDFFPENSVEYFVSYYDYYQPEAYVPSSDTFIEKDAAINDQIEQMRLSATKALLEQDDVIIVATVSAIYGLGDPAAYHDMILHLKQGDVMDQRAILKRLAEMQYNRNDQVLERGNFRVRGDVIDIFPAEEEHRATRIELFGDEIERLSEFDPLTGETLVEKVRTTVYPKSHYVTPRERVLDAVEMIKDELRQRLAELRSQNKLLEAQRLEQRALFDIEMMQELGYTNGIENYSRYLSGRAPGQPPPTLIDYLPANALMFIDESHATIPQIGGMYRGDRSRKQTLVEYGFRLPSALDNRPLRFDEFEALMPQTVFVSATPAQYEADHSHVVVEQIVRPTGLLDPVVEIRPVASQVDDVLSEINRLAALGERILVTTLTKRMAEDLTDYLLEHGARVRYLHSDIDTVERVEIIHDLRAGEFDCLVGINLLREGLDIPEVSMVAILDADKEGFLRSARSLIQTIGRAARHINGKAILYADKETDSMKAAISESVRRRQKQQQYNIDKGISPQSVKKKVKDMIEGIGNKRSRGPYSNGSSKAYRAAEEMATYRRLSPKELAKKICQMEKEMLDYAQNLEFEKAVVLRDSVAVLKAELLELPT; translated from the coding sequence ATGGGTACTTTCAATCTACATGCTGATTTTGAGCCTGCGGGTGACCAGGTTTCGGCCATCGATGCACTGGTAGAGGGGCTTGAAAATGGCGAAGCCTGGCAGACTTTGCTGGGCGTGACCGGTTCTGGCAAGACGTTCACTATGGCGAAAATCATCGAGCGAACCGGCAGGCCTGCCATTGTGATGGCGCATAATAAGACACTTGCTGCGCAGCTATATTCTGAGTTTCGTGATTTTTTTCCGGAGAACTCGGTGGAGTATTTCGTCTCCTACTACGATTACTACCAGCCTGAAGCCTATGTCCCCTCTTCGGATACATTTATCGAGAAGGACGCAGCCATCAATGACCAGATAGAGCAGATGCGTCTGTCCGCTACCAAGGCCCTGCTGGAGCAGGACGATGTCATCATCGTTGCCACCGTTTCGGCCATCTATGGTCTGGGTGATCCTGCCGCCTATCACGATATGATTCTGCACCTGAAGCAGGGAGATGTGATGGATCAGCGTGCGATACTGAAGCGGCTGGCTGAGATGCAGTACAACCGTAATGACCAGGTGCTGGAGCGAGGTAACTTCCGTGTCAGAGGTGATGTCATCGATATTTTCCCGGCTGAAGAAGAGCATAGGGCGACGCGTATCGAGCTGTTTGGTGATGAGATCGAACGGCTTAGTGAGTTCGACCCGCTGACCGGTGAGACCCTGGTAGAAAAAGTGCGGACTACCGTTTATCCTAAGTCCCACTACGTCACACCGCGAGAGCGCGTGCTGGATGCTGTGGAAATGATAAAGGACGAGCTTCGACAGAGGCTGGCTGAATTACGCTCACAGAATAAACTGCTGGAGGCACAAAGGCTGGAGCAACGTGCCCTGTTTGATATCGAAATGATGCAGGAGCTGGGCTATACCAACGGCATCGAAAACTATTCGCGCTATCTGTCGGGACGCGCACCGGGTCAGCCGCCACCGACATTGATCGATTATTTACCGGCCAATGCTCTGATGTTTATCGATGAATCTCACGCCACTATCCCGCAGATAGGTGGGATGTACCGTGGTGACCGCTCACGCAAGCAGACCCTGGTTGAATATGGCTTCCGTTTACCGTCAGCGCTGGATAATCGACCTCTGCGTTTTGATGAGTTCGAGGCATTGATGCCACAGACGGTTTTCGTCTCGGCCACCCCGGCCCAGTATGAGGCTGATCATAGCCATGTCGTTGTAGAACAGATAGTGAGGCCTACAGGCTTGCTGGACCCGGTGGTAGAGATACGCCCGGTTGCCTCACAGGTTGATGATGTGCTGTCAGAGATCAACAGACTTGCCGCATTGGGTGAGCGCATTCTTGTTACCACACTGACCAAACGTATGGCAGAAGACCTGACGGATTATTTACTGGAGCATGGCGCACGGGTCCGTTATTTGCATTCTGATATTGATACAGTTGAGCGAGTGGAAATTATCCATGATTTACGGGCAGGTGAATTTGATTGTCTGGTTGGGATAAATCTGTTACGGGAAGGGCTAGACATACCGGAGGTCTCCATGGTTGCTATCCTCGATGCCGATAAAGAAGGCTTCCTGCGCTCGGCGCGTTCGCTGATTCAAACCATCGGACGTGCCGCCCGTCATATCAATGGCAAGGCAATTCTTTATGCCGATAAGGAAACGGATTCAATGAAAGCAGCCATCTCTGAGAGCGTACGTCGTCGGCAGAAGCAGCAACAATATAATATTGACAAGGGCATCTCGCCACAAAGCGTAAAGAAGAAGGTTAAGGATATGATCGAAGGTATAGGCAACAAACGAAGCCGTGGGCCCTATTCAAATGGATCATCGAAGGCGTATCGCGCTGCAGAGGAAATGGCCACCTATAGAAGACTCTCCCCTAAAGAACTGGCAAAAAAGATCTGCCAGATGGAGAAAGAGATGCTGGACTACGCACAAAATCTGGAATTTGAAAAGGCCGTTGTCCTGCGTGACAGTGTGGCAGTACTAAAGGCTGAATTGTTGGAACTACCCACCTGA
- the ccmA gene encoding cytochrome c biogenesis ATP-binding export protein CcmA, with protein MLEVTNLECIRGDRTLFSGLEFSLESGELLHLQGHNGSGKTSLLRILCGLIAPSQGLVHWKGNNIRWRRDEFAADMLFLGHLNGIKADLTAVENLRILCQLSGLDISDENLWQVLEKMGLYGYEDLPVRVLSQGQKRRVTLARLLLSKVPLWLLDEPFTSLDKAAVDFLQTVIAEHLKDGGMVMLTTHQEVALTTGEVRQLRLGWKRDSDV; from the coding sequence ATGCTTGAAGTTACTAATCTGGAATGTATACGTGGCGATCGTACTCTGTTCTCCGGTCTGGAGTTTAGTCTGGAAAGCGGCGAGCTTCTGCACCTGCAGGGTCATAACGGCAGCGGTAAAACAAGCCTGCTGCGTATACTTTGTGGTTTGATTGCGCCAAGCCAGGGTTTGGTTCACTGGAAAGGAAACAATATCCGCTGGCGAAGGGATGAATTTGCGGCGGATATGTTATTTCTTGGTCATTTAAACGGAATTAAAGCGGATCTGACCGCGGTTGAGAATCTGCGCATACTCTGCCAGCTCAGTGGACTGGACATCAGTGATGAGAATTTATGGCAGGTATTAGAGAAGATGGGGCTTTATGGGTACGAAGATTTGCCCGTGCGTGTCCTGTCTCAGGGCCAAAAACGACGTGTGACACTGGCCCGGCTGCTGCTCAGTAAAGTACCATTATGGTTGCTGGATGAGCCCTTTACCTCACTGGATAAAGCAGCTGTCGATTTCCTGCAAACGGTGATAGCCGAGCATCTTAAAGATGGCGGGATGGTTATGTTGACGACGCATCAGGAGGTTGCACTGACCACTGGTGAGGTCAGGCAATTGCGACTTGGCTGGAAAAGGGACAGCGATGTTTAA